In Georgenia soli, a genomic segment contains:
- a CDS encoding alpha-ketoacid dehydrogenase subunit beta: protein MTATALARAINAGLRAAMERDDKVILMGEDIGPLGGVFRVTDGLHKDFGPDRVVDTPLAESGIVGTAIGLAMAGYRPVCEIQFDGFIFPAFDQITTQLAKLTYRSLGDLQMPVVIRVPFGGGIGAIEHHSESPEALFAHTPGLRIVAPATAADGFTMIQQAIASPDPVLFLEPKSRYWDKADVDLQAEVDLSETGVTTGLHAARVVRPGSHATVVGYGPTVKTLLAAAEVAAGEGTELEVIDLRSVSPIDFDAITASVQRTGRLVVAHEAPTFFGPGAEIAARVTERCFYHLEAPVLRVGGYHTPYPTAKHEESYLPNLDRVLDAVDRVLAY, encoded by the coding sequence ATGACCGCCACGGCTCTCGCCCGCGCCATCAACGCCGGGCTGCGCGCCGCCATGGAGCGCGACGACAAGGTCATCCTCATGGGCGAGGACATCGGACCGCTCGGTGGCGTGTTCCGCGTGACCGACGGCCTGCACAAGGACTTCGGGCCCGACCGCGTGGTCGACACCCCGCTGGCCGAGTCCGGCATCGTCGGCACGGCCATCGGCCTCGCCATGGCCGGGTACCGGCCCGTGTGCGAGATCCAGTTCGACGGCTTCATCTTCCCGGCCTTCGACCAGATCACCACCCAGCTCGCCAAGCTCACCTACCGCTCGCTCGGTGACCTGCAGATGCCGGTCGTCATCCGGGTGCCCTTCGGCGGCGGCATCGGCGCGATCGAGCACCACAGCGAGTCCCCGGAGGCGCTGTTCGCGCACACGCCCGGGCTGCGCATCGTCGCCCCGGCCACCGCCGCGGACGGCTTCACGATGATCCAGCAGGCCATCGCCTCGCCGGACCCCGTGCTGTTCCTCGAGCCGAAGTCCCGCTACTGGGACAAGGCCGACGTCGACCTCCAGGCGGAGGTGGACCTCTCCGAGACCGGCGTGACCACCGGCCTGCACGCGGCCCGCGTGGTGCGCCCCGGGTCGCACGCGACCGTCGTCGGGTACGGCCCTACCGTCAAGACGCTGCTCGCGGCCGCGGAGGTCGCCGCCGGGGAGGGGACGGAGCTGGAGGTCATCGACCTGCGGTCCGTCTCGCCGATCGACTTCGACGCGATCACCGCCTCGGTGCAGCGCACCGGCCGGCTCGTCGTCGCGCACGAGGCGCCGACGTTCTTCGGCCCGGGCGCCGAGATCGCGGCGCGCGTCACCGAGCGGTGCTTCTACCACCTCGAGGCCCCGGTGCTGCGGGTCGGCGGCTACCACACGCCGTACCCCACCGCGAAGCACGAGGAGTCCTACCTGCCCAACCTCGACAGGGTCCTCGACGCCGTCGACCGCGTCCTCGCCTACTGA
- a CDS encoding LysE/ArgO family amino acid transporter — MSSALAGLLTGLSLIVAIGAQNAFVLRQGLARRHVGVVVAICAVSDALLILAGVGGVGAVVRDHPTLLTVLRWVGAAYLLGYGVLSLLRLRRPQGLDAAQTRAGSLGSAVVTTLALTYLNPHVYLDTVLMLGSIANQHGDPGRWWFAAGAATGSVIWFTSLGFGARAASHVLARPVTWRVLDLVIGVVMIALAVRLLLG; from the coding sequence CGTCGCCATCGGCGCGCAGAACGCCTTCGTCCTGCGTCAGGGGCTCGCACGCCGCCACGTCGGCGTGGTCGTCGCGATCTGCGCCGTCTCCGACGCGCTGCTCATCCTGGCCGGGGTGGGCGGCGTGGGCGCCGTCGTGCGGGACCACCCCACCCTGCTGACCGTCCTGCGGTGGGTGGGCGCCGCGTACCTGCTGGGGTACGGCGTCCTCTCGCTGCTGCGGCTACGCAGGCCGCAGGGGCTGGACGCGGCGCAGACCCGCGCGGGCAGCCTGGGCTCCGCCGTCGTCACGACCCTCGCGCTGACCTACCTCAACCCGCACGTCTACCTCGACACCGTCCTCATGCTCGGCTCTATCGCCAACCAGCACGGCGACCCGGGCAGGTGGTGGTTCGCCGCCGGCGCCGCCACCGGGAGCGTCATCTGGTTCACCTCGCTCGGGTTCGGCGCCCGGGCTGCGTCGCACGTGCTCGCCCGGCCCGTGACCTGGCGGGTGCTGGACCTCGTGATCGGCGTCGTCATGATCGCCCTGGCCGTCCGCCTGCTCCTCGGGTAA
- the hisC gene encoding histidinol-phosphate transaminase has translation MANARTSVILRPDIDALPAYVPGERGTRGRQVYKLSSNEVPFPILPAVAAALSDVGPDLNRYPDMHATQLVEALAAHHGTKPERITVGNGSVAVLAHVLTAVCEPGDEVVMAWRSFEAYPIAVQVAGARAVQVPVDDAGRHDLDAMAAAITDRTRAVLLCSPNNPTGPALTQSEVRRFLGTVPPGVLVLLDEAYLEFVRQDDPTDGVALVDEHKNLVVLRTFSKAYGLAGLRVGYAVARRRLTTGFRAAATPFGVNSMALAGAVAALNCQDQVRDRVEQVVAERTRVTAALAEQGWQIPDPQGNFVWLDLGRRATAFADAARARGVLVRAFAGEGVRVSMGEREGNDLFLDIAADWLRDRAGLPVS, from the coding sequence ATGGCGAACGCACGCACCTCCGTCATCCTGCGGCCCGACATCGACGCCCTTCCCGCCTACGTCCCCGGCGAGCGGGGCACGAGGGGGCGGCAGGTCTACAAGCTCTCCAGCAACGAGGTGCCGTTCCCGATCCTGCCGGCCGTCGCCGCCGCGCTGTCGGACGTCGGCCCCGACCTCAACCGGTACCCCGACATGCACGCCACGCAGCTGGTCGAGGCGCTGGCCGCGCACCACGGCACCAAGCCGGAGCGGATCACGGTCGGCAACGGCTCCGTCGCGGTGCTCGCCCACGTCCTGACCGCCGTCTGCGAGCCGGGCGACGAGGTCGTGATGGCCTGGCGCTCCTTCGAGGCCTACCCCATCGCCGTCCAGGTGGCTGGCGCCCGGGCGGTCCAGGTGCCTGTCGACGACGCCGGCCGGCACGACCTGGACGCCATGGCGGCCGCGATCACCGACCGCACCCGTGCGGTGCTGCTGTGCAGCCCGAACAACCCGACCGGACCGGCGCTGACCCAGTCCGAGGTGCGCCGCTTCCTCGGGACCGTCCCGCCGGGCGTGCTGGTGCTCCTCGACGAGGCCTACCTGGAGTTCGTCCGCCAGGACGACCCGACCGACGGCGTCGCGCTGGTCGACGAGCACAAGAACCTGGTGGTGCTGCGGACCTTCTCCAAGGCCTACGGGCTGGCCGGGCTCCGGGTCGGCTACGCCGTCGCCCGCCGCCGCCTCACCACCGGCTTCCGTGCGGCGGCCACCCCGTTCGGCGTCAACTCCATGGCGCTCGCGGGCGCCGTCGCGGCCCTGAACTGCCAGGACCAGGTCAGGGACCGGGTGGAGCAGGTCGTCGCCGAGCGCACCCGCGTGACCGCCGCCCTGGCTGAGCAGGGCTGGCAGATCCCCGACCCGCAGGGCAACTTCGTCTGGCTCGACCTCGGCCGGCGCGCCACCGCGTTCGCGGACGCGGCGCGGGCGCGCGGGGTGCTCGTGCGGGCCTTCGCCGGCGAGGGCGTGCGCGTCTCGATGGGGGAGCGGGAGGGCAACGACCTCTTCCTCGACATCGCGGCCGACTGGCTGCGCGACCGCGCGGGTCTGCCCGTCTCCTGA
- a CDS encoding NAD(P)/FAD-dependent oxidoreductase: MIDLIVAGGGPAGLATALHGARAGLSVVVREPRPAPIDKACGEGLMPAAVARLAGLGVDPAGQPLHGIRYLSDGAAAEACFPAGPGRGVRRTVLHAALREAVDAAGVPVERGRVGEIVQHRDGVEVDGTPAGHLVVADGLLSPLRHRLGLAAPARGPRRFGLRRHVRVAPWTDLVEVHWADRAEAYVTPVGPDEVGVALLTSDRRPYADQLAAFPVLLDRLGGAEATTTVRGAGPLRQRSRRRVAGRVLLVGDAGGYVDALTGEGVSLALAQAEAAVAAIVAGRPEDYEARWRRIVRRYRLLTEVLVVAASVPPLRRALVPAARALPPVFTAAVRQIGR; encoded by the coding sequence GTGATCGACCTGATCGTGGCCGGGGGCGGTCCCGCCGGGCTGGCCACCGCGCTGCACGGCGCCCGTGCGGGGCTCTCCGTCGTCGTCCGGGAGCCGCGCCCCGCCCCGATCGACAAGGCCTGCGGCGAGGGGCTCATGCCGGCCGCCGTCGCCCGCCTGGCGGGTCTGGGGGTGGACCCGGCCGGCCAGCCGCTCCACGGGATCCGGTACCTCTCCGACGGCGCAGCCGCCGAGGCCTGCTTCCCCGCCGGCCCGGGCCGCGGGGTCCGCCGCACCGTGCTGCACGCCGCGCTGCGCGAGGCCGTCGACGCCGCCGGGGTGCCGGTGGAGCGGGGCAGGGTCGGCGAGATCGTCCAGCATCGCGACGGCGTCGAGGTCGACGGCACCCCGGCCGGGCACCTGGTGGTGGCCGACGGGCTGCTCTCCCCCCTGCGCCACCGGCTGGGGCTGGCGGCCCCCGCGCGCGGCCCACGCCGGTTCGGGCTGCGCCGGCACGTCCGGGTCGCGCCGTGGACGGACCTGGTGGAGGTCCACTGGGCCGACCGCGCCGAGGCGTACGTGACGCCCGTGGGGCCGGACGAGGTGGGGGTGGCGCTGCTGACCTCGGACCGGCGCCCGTACGCGGACCAGCTCGCCGCGTTCCCGGTGCTGCTCGACCGGCTCGGCGGCGCGGAGGCCACCACGACCGTGCGCGGGGCGGGACCGCTGCGGCAGCGGTCCCGTCGCCGGGTGGCCGGGCGGGTGCTGCTCGTCGGGGACGCCGGGGGCTACGTCGACGCCCTGACGGGCGAGGGCGTCTCGCTGGCGCTGGCCCAGGCGGAGGCGGCTGTCGCGGCGATCGTCGCCGGTCGGCCGGAGGACTACGAGGCGCGGTGGCGCCGGATCGTGCGGCGCTACCGGCTGCTCACCGAGGTGCTGGTGGTGGCCGCGTCGGTCCCGCCCCTGCGCCGGGCGCTCGTGCCGGCCGCCCGGGCGCTGCCGCCGGTCTTCACGGCGGCGGTCCGGCAGATCGGCCGCTGA
- a CDS encoding IS110 family transposase, which produces MTSVTRLSEVVDVIIGVDTHVQTHTAAAVEARTGALLGQITVETTPAGYEELTAFADEHAALRAWAIEGTGGHGAGLARHLAHDQEVVVELDRPERARRRNGAKSDPLDAERAAREAMARTRLGTPRAGGDRQALSVLLAARRSAVEAATLAQRQLFSLVIAAPEPIRARFRGKKIPAMVATAAVLRLDPSWDTETTTTVTVLRSLARRARDLAAEAAEHEKAILAIVRAWRPDLLDQIGVGPIVAATVLCAWSHPGRVHSEAAFAMLAGVAPIPANSGQTTTRYRLNRYGDRQLNRALHTVALSRQRYHQPTRDYTARRTSEGKTPREIKRCLKRYIARDLYRLLENPSPTT; this is translated from the coding sequence ATGACCAGTGTGACCAGACTGTCCGAGGTTGTCGACGTCATCATCGGTGTCGACACCCATGTCCAGACCCACACCGCCGCGGCCGTCGAGGCCCGCACCGGGGCGCTGCTAGGCCAGATCACGGTGGAGACGACCCCGGCCGGGTACGAGGAGCTGACCGCCTTCGCCGATGAGCACGCCGCCCTGCGGGCCTGGGCGATCGAGGGCACCGGTGGCCACGGCGCGGGGCTGGCCCGTCACCTCGCCCATGACCAGGAGGTCGTGGTCGAGCTCGACCGGCCCGAGCGGGCCCGCCGTCGCAACGGGGCCAAGTCCGACCCGCTCGACGCCGAGCGTGCCGCCCGGGAGGCGATGGCCCGGACCCGGTTGGGCACCCCGCGTGCGGGCGGGGACCGCCAGGCCCTGTCCGTCCTGCTCGCCGCCCGCCGCTCCGCGGTCGAGGCAGCCACCCTCGCTCAGCGTCAGCTCTTCAGCCTGGTCATCGCCGCCCCTGAACCGATCCGGGCCCGGTTCCGCGGAAAGAAGATTCCCGCCATGGTCGCCACCGCCGCCGTGTTGCGGCTGGACCCGTCCTGGGACACCGAGACGACCACGACCGTGACCGTGCTGCGCTCTCTCGCCCGGCGTGCCCGTGACCTCGCCGCCGAGGCCGCGGAACACGAGAAGGCGATCCTGGCCATCGTGCGGGCCTGGCGCCCCGATCTCCTCGACCAGATCGGCGTCGGCCCCATCGTCGCCGCGACCGTGCTCTGCGCCTGGTCCCACCCCGGGCGGGTGCACTCCGAGGCCGCGTTCGCCATGCTCGCCGGCGTCGCCCCGATCCCCGCCAACAGTGGCCAGACCACCACCAGGTACCGCCTCAACCGCTACGGCGACCGCCAGCTCAACCGCGCCCTGCACACCGTCGCCCTGTCCCGGCAGCGCTACCACCAGCCCACCCGCGACTACACCGCCCGCCGCACCAGCGAGGGCAAGACTCCGCGAGAGATCAAACGCTGCCTCAAGCGCTACATCGCCCGAGACCTCTACCGACTCCTCGAGAACCCCTCACCCACCACTTGA
- a CDS encoding type III polyketide synthase, protein MTHLVGVEAVLPEHRYDQREITDVLARVMRADRRTEVLLRKVHGSAGVDSRHLALPLSRYGTLDDFGAANDEFLSAAVELGTVAVAGALERAGLVPQEVDVFVSTTVTGLAVPSVESRIAARLGMREDVVRVPLMGLGCMAGAAGTARVHDLLAGRPDGVAVLVSAELCSLTVQRDDVSTANLVASGLFGDGVAAVVAVGPEHPAAGTAGTPAVIASRSRTYPGTEGTMGWDVRSTGLRIVLGVEVPELVRSHVGRDVAAFLAEHDLRIEDVGWWVCHPGGPKVIDSMVEALGVDADDLALTTESLRTVGNLSSASVLHILRDTLDRRPPEPGSYGVMMAMGPGFSLELVLLRA, encoded by the coding sequence ATGACGCACCTCGTCGGGGTGGAGGCCGTCCTCCCCGAACACCGGTACGACCAGCGCGAGATCACCGACGTGCTCGCCAGGGTGATGCGCGCCGACCGGCGCACCGAGGTGCTGCTGCGCAAGGTCCACGGCAGCGCCGGCGTCGACAGCCGCCACCTGGCCCTGCCGCTCTCCCGCTACGGCACCCTGGACGACTTCGGCGCCGCCAACGACGAGTTCCTCTCCGCCGCGGTCGAGCTCGGCACCGTCGCCGTGGCCGGCGCGCTGGAGCGGGCGGGGCTCGTGCCGCAGGAGGTCGACGTCTTCGTCTCGACCACCGTCACCGGGCTGGCGGTGCCGTCCGTGGAGTCACGCATCGCCGCCCGGCTGGGCATGCGTGAGGACGTGGTGCGCGTGCCGCTGATGGGGCTGGGTTGCATGGCCGGCGCCGCCGGCACCGCCCGCGTGCACGACCTCCTCGCCGGGCGGCCCGACGGCGTCGCCGTGCTCGTCTCGGCGGAGCTGTGCTCCCTGACCGTCCAGCGCGACGACGTCTCGACGGCGAACCTGGTGGCCTCGGGGCTCTTCGGCGACGGCGTGGCCGCCGTCGTCGCCGTCGGTCCGGAGCACCCTGCGGCCGGCACCGCCGGAACTCCCGCGGTGATCGCCAGCCGCAGCCGCACCTACCCCGGCACCGAGGGGACCATGGGCTGGGACGTGCGCTCCACCGGCCTGCGCATCGTGCTGGGCGTGGAGGTGCCCGAGCTCGTGCGCAGCCACGTGGGCCGCGACGTCGCCGCGTTCCTCGCCGAGCACGACCTGCGGATCGAGGACGTCGGGTGGTGGGTGTGCCACCCGGGCGGGCCGAAGGTGATCGACTCGATGGTCGAGGCGCTCGGCGTCGACGCGGACGACCTCGCCCTGACCACGGAGTCGCTGCGCACGGTCGGGAACCTCTCCTCGGCGTCGGTGCTGCACATCCTGCGCGACACGCTCGACCGGCGGCCGCCCGAGCCCGGTTCGTACGGCGTCATGATGGCGATGGGGCCTGGCTTCAGCCTCGAGCTCGTGCTGCTGAGGGCCTGA
- a CDS encoding dihydrolipoamide acetyltransferase family protein, with protein sequence MPSYQQFRLPDVGEGLTEADIVTWSVAEGDTVAVNQQLCEIETAKSVVELPSPYAGQVHQLLVPEGTTVEVGAPIVVIDVDPGGPAPDGGAAPASAEPSAAAGSDDGGTGDGGAGEGADSSGSVLVGYGTRPASVGRRPRRSAVSHDGAPAAPARDSRPQGSAPAVPASASSDKAPAVTSPRTVPAASTPGTVPAASTPRSPSPAGSASAPRSPSPAGSASAPSPAGPGAVRVLAKPPVRKLAKDLGVDLTTVGGSGPGGIITREDVMAQQARTEAQPLATYPGDEEPWLEGGTVSADGRQTRVPARSVRKRTAEAMVASAFTAPHVTVFHTVDVTRTMKLVERLKQGKEFADVHVTPLLIVMKAFIHAVRRHPEVNASWDNATNEIVYKHYMNLGIAAATPRGLVVPNIKNANRMKLHELAVALGELTAKARAGKTSPQDMSDGTISITNVGVFGIDTGTPILNPGESVILAFGAIRRQPWVHKGQVKPRWVTQLALSMDHRLVDGGLGARVLADVAKVLEDPSQALVWS encoded by the coding sequence GTGCCGAGCTACCAGCAGTTCCGACTCCCGGACGTCGGCGAGGGCCTGACCGAGGCCGACATCGTCACCTGGTCCGTGGCCGAGGGCGACACGGTGGCCGTCAACCAGCAGCTCTGCGAGATCGAGACGGCCAAGTCCGTCGTCGAGCTGCCGAGCCCCTACGCCGGCCAGGTCCACCAGCTGCTGGTGCCCGAGGGCACCACGGTGGAGGTCGGGGCCCCGATCGTCGTCATCGACGTCGACCCCGGCGGTCCCGCGCCCGACGGCGGAGCCGCCCCCGCGAGCGCCGAGCCGTCGGCCGCCGCAGGGTCGGACGACGGCGGTACCGGCGACGGCGGTGCGGGCGAGGGCGCGGACAGCTCCGGCAGCGTCCTGGTCGGCTATGGCACCCGGCCAGCGTCCGTCGGCCGTCGTCCGCGCAGGTCCGCCGTGAGCCACGACGGCGCACCCGCCGCCCCGGCGCGCGACAGCCGTCCGCAGGGTTCCGCACCCGCCGTGCCCGCGAGCGCGTCGTCCGACAAGGCGCCGGCGGTGACCTCTCCCCGCACCGTCCCCGCCGCGTCCACGCCCGGCACCGTCCCGGCCGCGTCCACGCCGCGCTCGCCGTCGCCGGCCGGCTCGGCCTCCGCGCCGCGCTCGCCGTCGCCGGCCGGCTCGGCCTCCGCGCCGAGCCCCGCCGGCCCGGGCGCCGTACGGGTCCTGGCGAAGCCCCCGGTCCGCAAGCTGGCGAAGGACCTCGGGGTCGACCTCACCACGGTCGGCGGCAGCGGGCCCGGCGGGATCATCACCCGCGAGGACGTGATGGCCCAGCAGGCCCGGACCGAGGCGCAGCCGCTGGCCACCTACCCCGGCGACGAGGAGCCCTGGCTCGAGGGCGGGACCGTCTCGGCCGACGGCCGCCAGACCCGGGTGCCGGCCCGCTCGGTACGGAAGCGGACCGCGGAGGCGATGGTCGCCTCGGCGTTCACCGCGCCGCACGTGACGGTCTTCCACACGGTCGACGTCACCCGCACGATGAAGCTCGTCGAGCGGCTCAAGCAGGGCAAGGAGTTCGCGGACGTCCACGTGACGCCGCTGCTCATCGTCATGAAGGCGTTCATCCACGCGGTGCGCCGCCACCCCGAGGTCAACGCCTCCTGGGACAACGCCACCAACGAGATCGTCTACAAGCACTACATGAACCTCGGCATCGCGGCCGCGACGCCCCGGGGGCTGGTGGTGCCGAACATCAAGAACGCCAACCGCATGAAGCTCCACGAGCTCGCGGTGGCGCTCGGCGAGCTGACCGCCAAGGCCCGGGCCGGCAAGACCTCGCCCCAGGACATGTCGGACGGGACGATCTCGATCACCAACGTCGGGGTCTTCGGGATCGACACCGGCACCCCGATCCTCAACCCGGGTGAGTCCGTGATCCTCGCGTTCGGGGCGATCCGCCGCCAGCCGTGGGTGCACAAGGGCCAGGTGAAGCCGCGCTGGGTCACCCAGCTGGCGCTGTCCATGGACCACCGGCTGGTCGACGGCGGCCTGGGCGCCAGGGTGCTCGCCGACGTCGCGAAGGTGCTGGAGGACCCGTCCCAGGCGCTCGTCTGGAGCTGA
- a CDS encoding YwiC-like family protein — protein MSSATVGRPATRRPGRRRRAPGWVPDQHGAWAMITVPPLVGIALSGPAWAHVPLLGLWWVGYLAFFAVGLWLRSRRRPRYLPAARTYALATVPLAAALLVTAPSLAVWALPYAPLVAVTLWCSARRKDRSLLNDAVTVTAAGLMTAVAYDAGTAGWWGAPGSAVGLPGTSPDGALTGWARTWLVTGLVTAYFLGTVLYVKTNIRERGNRTYLLASVAFHLAGAVATAALAVVGTVGAAHAVVWAALAVRAAAVPLVGARRGRPVRPLALGVGEIVFSVLVAVTLLAG, from the coding sequence GTGAGTTCAGCGACCGTGGGCCGGCCGGCCACCAGGCGTCCAGGACGACGCCGCCGCGCACCCGGGTGGGTGCCCGACCAGCACGGCGCGTGGGCCATGATCACGGTGCCGCCCCTCGTCGGGATCGCACTGTCGGGCCCGGCGTGGGCGCACGTCCCGCTGCTGGGGCTGTGGTGGGTCGGCTACCTGGCGTTCTTCGCCGTCGGGCTGTGGCTGCGGTCGCGCCGCAGGCCGCGCTACCTGCCCGCTGCTCGGACCTACGCCCTCGCCACCGTCCCCCTCGCCGCCGCGCTGCTGGTCACCGCCCCGTCGCTGGCGGTGTGGGCGCTGCCCTACGCCCCGCTGGTCGCCGTGACGCTGTGGTGCTCGGCCCGCCGCAAGGACCGCTCGCTCCTCAACGACGCCGTCACCGTCACCGCGGCCGGCCTCATGACCGCGGTCGCCTACGACGCCGGGACCGCCGGCTGGTGGGGCGCCCCCGGCTCCGCCGTCGGGCTGCCGGGGACCTCTCCCGACGGGGCGCTGACCGGCTGGGCGCGGACCTGGCTGGTGACCGGCCTGGTGACGGCGTACTTCCTCGGCACCGTCCTGTACGTCAAGACCAACATCCGTGAGCGCGGCAACCGCACCTACCTCCTCGCCTCGGTGGCGTTCCACCTCGCCGGGGCCGTGGCGACGGCGGCGCTCGCCGTGGTGGGCACGGTCGGCGCGGCGCACGCCGTCGTCTGGGCGGCCCTGGCTGTGCGGGCCGCGGCCGTCCCGCTGGTCGGCGCGCGACGGGGCCGCCCGGTGCGCCCGCTTGCGCTCGGCGTCGGGGAGATCGTGTTCTCGGTGCTCGTGGCGGTGACGCTCCTGGCGGGGTAG
- a CDS encoding isoprenylcysteine carboxyl methyltransferase family protein: MTSEMLFTAFVLAVGLERLAELVVARRNAAWSFARGGVESGAGHYPVMVVLHTGLLVGALAEVWLLGRVFVPALGWLMLALAVGSQALRWWCIRTLGPRWNTRVIVVPGLPLVEGGPYRWFRHPNYVAVVVEGFALPLVHSAWITASVFTVANAVLLRVRIRTENRALAAAYAP; encoded by the coding sequence ATGACGTCGGAGATGCTGTTCACGGCGTTCGTGCTGGCGGTCGGGCTCGAGCGGCTGGCGGAGCTGGTGGTGGCGCGCCGCAACGCGGCCTGGAGCTTCGCCCGCGGCGGGGTGGAGTCGGGCGCCGGCCACTACCCGGTGATGGTAGTGCTGCACACCGGCCTGCTGGTCGGCGCCCTCGCGGAGGTCTGGCTCCTGGGGCGGGTGTTCGTCCCGGCCCTCGGCTGGCTGATGCTCGCCCTCGCGGTGGGCTCCCAGGCGCTGCGGTGGTGGTGCATCCGGACGCTGGGACCACGCTGGAACACCCGGGTCATCGTCGTGCCGGGCCTGCCCCTGGTGGAGGGCGGCCCGTACCGGTGGTTCCGGCACCCGAACTACGTGGCCGTCGTCGTGGAGGGGTTCGCGCTCCCCCTCGTCCACAGCGCCTGGATCACCGCGTCCGTGTTCACGGTGGCGAACGCGGTCCTGCTGAGGGTGCGCATCCGCACCGAGAACCGCGCGCTCGCCGCGGCCTACGCGCCGTGA
- the pdhA gene encoding pyruvate dehydrogenase (acetyl-transferring) E1 component subunit alpha, protein MTEPLTVQPGTASDPTTIVQLLDAEGHRHHHPEYGPFAADLDADALRAMYRDMVLTRAFDTQATSLQRQGELGLWAPCLGQEGAQIGSAHALAPRDFVFPSYREHGVALVRGVDLRDLLPLFRGTRHGGWDPRAHNFHLYSIVIGSHTLHAVGYAMGVQRDGDVGTGDPERDRAVVAYFGDGATSQGDVSEALVFAASANAPVVFFVQNNHWAISVPTTVQSRVPLAQRGPGFGVPSVRVDGNDPIACYAVTRAALERARSGAGPSFVEAVTYRMGAHTTSDDPTRYRDRAEEDLWRAKDPIARLKAHLLAESLADEAFLAGVDEEADELAAAVRDHCRTLEAGPPEQLFDHVYTAPHPLVAEERAQMTEFEAGFADEEGAR, encoded by the coding sequence TTGACCGAGCCGCTCACCGTCCAGCCGGGGACTGCGTCAGATCCCACGACGATCGTCCAGCTCCTCGATGCCGAAGGGCACCGTCACCACCACCCCGAGTACGGCCCCTTCGCCGCCGATCTCGATGCCGACGCCCTGCGCGCGATGTATCGGGACATGGTTCTCACGCGCGCGTTCGACACCCAGGCCACCTCCCTGCAGCGGCAGGGTGAGCTCGGCCTGTGGGCGCCGTGCCTGGGTCAGGAGGGCGCCCAGATCGGGTCCGCCCACGCCCTGGCCCCGCGTGACTTCGTCTTCCCCTCCTACCGCGAGCACGGCGTCGCGCTCGTGCGGGGGGTCGACCTGCGCGACCTGCTCCCGCTCTTCCGCGGCACGCGCCACGGCGGCTGGGACCCGCGGGCGCACAACTTCCACCTGTACTCGATCGTCATCGGCTCCCACACGCTCCACGCCGTCGGGTACGCCATGGGGGTCCAGCGCGACGGCGACGTCGGGACCGGCGACCCGGAGCGCGACCGCGCCGTCGTCGCCTACTTCGGCGACGGCGCCACCTCCCAGGGCGACGTGAGCGAGGCCCTCGTCTTCGCGGCCTCCGCGAACGCGCCCGTCGTGTTCTTCGTCCAGAACAACCACTGGGCGATCTCGGTGCCCACCACCGTCCAGTCGCGCGTGCCGCTGGCCCAGCGCGGCCCCGGCTTCGGGGTGCCGTCGGTACGGGTGGACGGCAACGACCCGATCGCCTGCTACGCGGTGACGCGCGCGGCGCTCGAGCGGGCCCGCTCCGGCGCCGGCCCCTCCTTCGTCGAGGCCGTGACCTACAGGATGGGGGCGCACACCACCTCCGACGACCCGACGCGCTACCGCGACCGCGCCGAGGAGGACCTGTGGCGCGCCAAGGACCCGATCGCGCGCCTCAAGGCCCACCTGCTGGCCGAGTCGCTCGCCGACGAGGCGTTCCTCGCCGGCGTCGACGAGGAGGCCGACGAGCTCGCCGCCGCCGTCCGGGACCACTGCCGCACCCTCGAGGCCGGACCGCCCGAGCAGCTCTTCGACCACGTCTACACCGCGCCCCACCCGCTGGTGGCGGAGGAACGCGCGCAGATGACCGAGTTCGAGGCCGGCTTCGCCGACGAGGAGGGGGCCCGATGA